The Streptomyces kanamyceticus genome window below encodes:
- a CDS encoding substrate-binding domain-containing protein: protein MDWLSTENVIAVLTAVLGLLATVGALWYERRVPRRKRVGYRVQMDTAIGDNVPSGGANTRLGLFDETPEMSDATLVLLRVENDGSQEITDADYTGRALHGLTAVFTGRTVRGVAVTAQAGADHLMEHFTPGAGLRYEGSTLRIPRVPLNRGQHYKLLVLLTGGPVGGEITMSGGIQAGEVRPNRSTTPDDKPPVLSRPARILTVLLTLSVVTLASIIVLRNDDPPPIECATGKLTVLGSTAFAPVAQELAEKYEDDCPGSDITVSAHGSTSGVRELDDEGRKFAGPDTGQAKRKGAPPLLSFSDGPKSDGLPRLAETRVAVSLFALVLNDRVPLRNLTLAQVRRIYRGDVHNWKELGGPDLPVVLVSRGSSSGTRDTLQRRVLAGAFEIKASSNDCLSKDDPSVPVTRCELDSTDQVLDAVERIPGALGYSELRAAADLKGLHRLDLEGHEPSVEQLTRTGYPYREIEYAYTYGLPPADSLASSFLAYARGNGLDVIRTHGHLPCATPEGLRVCGADTGG, encoded by the coding sequence ATGGACTGGCTGAGCACCGAAAACGTCATCGCCGTGCTCACGGCGGTCCTCGGCCTGCTCGCCACCGTCGGCGCCCTCTGGTACGAACGCCGGGTGCCGCGCCGCAAGCGCGTCGGCTACCGCGTGCAGATGGACACGGCCATAGGGGACAACGTGCCGAGCGGCGGCGCCAACACGCGCCTCGGGCTCTTCGACGAGACCCCCGAGATGTCGGACGCCACGCTCGTCCTGCTGCGCGTCGAGAACGACGGCTCTCAGGAGATCACCGACGCCGACTACACCGGCCGCGCGCTGCACGGCCTCACCGCCGTCTTCACCGGCCGCACGGTCCGCGGCGTCGCGGTCACCGCGCAGGCCGGTGCGGACCATCTGATGGAGCACTTCACGCCGGGCGCGGGCCTGCGCTACGAGGGCAGCACGCTGCGCATCCCGCGCGTCCCGCTCAACCGGGGCCAGCACTACAAGCTCCTCGTGCTGCTCACCGGCGGGCCTGTCGGCGGCGAGATCACCATGTCGGGCGGCATCCAGGCGGGCGAGGTGCGGCCGAACCGTTCGACGACCCCGGACGACAAGCCGCCGGTCCTGTCCCGGCCCGCCAGGATCCTGACGGTGCTGCTCACCCTGTCCGTCGTCACGCTGGCCTCGATCATCGTGCTGCGGAACGACGATCCGCCGCCGATCGAGTGCGCGACGGGCAAGCTGACGGTGCTCGGCTCGACGGCGTTCGCGCCGGTCGCCCAGGAGCTGGCGGAGAAGTACGAGGACGACTGCCCGGGCTCGGACATCACGGTCAGCGCGCACGGCAGTACGTCGGGGGTGCGCGAACTGGACGACGAGGGAAGGAAGTTCGCGGGGCCCGACACCGGTCAGGCGAAGCGGAAGGGCGCCCCGCCCCTCCTCAGCTTCTCCGACGGGCCCAAGTCGGACGGCCTCCCGCGCCTGGCCGAGACGCGCGTCGCGGTCTCCCTCTTCGCGCTCGTACTCAACGACCGTGTACCGCTGCGCAATCTGACGCTGGCGCAGGTGCGGCGGATCTACCGCGGCGACGTACACAACTGGAAGGAACTCGGCGGGCCCGATCTGCCGGTGGTCCTGGTCAGTCGCGGCTCCAGCTCGGGAACCCGCGACACGCTCCAACGCCGCGTCCTGGCCGGGGCGTTCGAGATCAAGGCGTCGTCGAACGACTGCCTGAGCAAGGACGACCCCTCCGTCCCCGTGACCCGCTGCGAACTGGACTCCACCGACCAGGTCCTGGACGCCGTCGAGCGCATCCCCGGCGCCCTCGGCTACAGCGAGCTGCGCGCCGCCGCCGACCTGAAGGGCCTGCACCGCCTCGACCTCGAAGGACACGAGCCCTCCGTCGAGCAACTCACCAGGACCGGCTACCCCTACCGCGAGATCGAGTACGCCTACACGTACGGCCTGCCACCCGCCGACTCGCTGGCCTCCAGCTTCCTCGCCTACGCCCGCGGCAACGGCCTCGACGTCATCCGCACCCACGGCCATCTGCCCTGCGCGACCCCGGAGGGCCTGCGCGTCTGCGGCGCGGACACGGGCGGCTGA
- a CDS encoding adenylosuccinate synthase → MPALVLLGAQWGDEGKGKATDLLGGSVDYVVRYQGGNNAGHTVVVGDQKYALHLLPSGILSPDCVPVIGNGVVVDPSVLLSELSGLNERGVDTSKLLISGNAHIITPYNVTVDKVTERFLGKRKIGTTGRGIGPTYADKINRTGIRVQDLYDESILQQKVEAALEQKNQLLTKVFNRRAIEAEQIVEQLLEHGENIKQYVADTTLILNNALDEDKVVLFEGGQGTLLDVDHGTYPFVTSSNPTAGGACTGTGVGPTKISRVIGILKAYTTRVGAGPFPTELFDADGEALRTIGGERGVTTGRDRRCGWFDAPIARYATRVNGLTDFFLTKLDVLTGWERIPVCVAYEIDGKRVEELPYNQTDFHHAKPIYETLPGWSEDITKAQTFADLPKNAQDYVKALEEMSGAPISAIGVGPGRTETIEINSFI, encoded by the coding sequence GTGCCCGCACTTGTGCTGCTCGGTGCTCAGTGGGGTGACGAAGGCAAGGGAAAGGCCACTGACCTGCTCGGTGGCTCCGTGGACTATGTAGTGCGCTACCAGGGCGGCAACAACGCCGGCCACACGGTCGTCGTAGGCGACCAGAAGTACGCGCTGCATCTCCTCCCTTCCGGGATCCTCTCCCCGGACTGTGTGCCTGTCATCGGCAATGGAGTCGTCGTCGACCCGTCGGTCCTGCTCTCCGAGCTGAGCGGTCTGAACGAGCGCGGCGTCGACACGTCGAAGCTGCTGATCAGCGGCAACGCGCACATCATCACGCCGTACAACGTGACCGTGGACAAGGTGACGGAGCGCTTCCTCGGCAAGCGCAAGATCGGCACGACGGGCCGTGGCATCGGCCCGACGTACGCCGACAAGATCAACCGCACCGGCATCCGCGTGCAGGACCTCTATGACGAGTCGATCCTGCAGCAGAAGGTCGAAGCGGCCCTGGAGCAGAAGAACCAGCTCCTGACGAAGGTGTTCAACCGCCGAGCCATCGAGGCGGAGCAGATCGTCGAGCAGCTCCTGGAGCACGGCGAGAACATCAAGCAGTACGTCGCCGACACCACGCTGATCCTGAACAACGCGCTCGACGAGGACAAGGTCGTCCTGTTCGAGGGCGGCCAGGGCACGCTCCTGGACGTGGACCACGGCACGTACCCCTTCGTCACCTCCTCGAACCCGACCGCGGGCGGCGCCTGCACGGGTACGGGCGTGGGCCCGACGAAGATCAGCCGGGTCATCGGCATCCTGAAGGCGTACACGACCCGCGTCGGCGCGGGCCCGTTCCCGACGGAGCTCTTCGACGCGGACGGCGAGGCGCTGCGCACCATCGGCGGCGAGCGCGGTGTCACCACGGGCCGGGACCGTCGCTGCGGCTGGTTCGACGCCCCGATCGCCCGCTACGCAACGCGCGTCAACGGCCTGACGGACTTCTTCCTCACCAAGCTCGACGTGCTCACGGGCTGGGAGCGCATCCCGGTCTGCGTCGCGTACGAGATCGACGGCAAGCGCGTCGAGGAGCTGCCCTACAACCAGACCGACTTCCACCACGCGAAGCCGATCTACGAGACGCTGCCCGGCTGGTCCGAGGACATCACCAAGGCCCAGACCTTCGCCGACCTGCCGAAGAACGCGCAGGACTACGTGAAGGCCCTGGAGGAGATGTCCGGCGCCCCGATCTCCGCGATCGGCGTGGGCCCCGGCCGCACGGAGACGATCGAGATCAACTCGTTCATCTAG
- a CDS encoding serine/threonine-protein kinase: protein MERLGPGDPPRIGAYRLLARLGAGGMGQVYLARSGRGRTVAVKLVRQELAEQEEFRNRFRQEVAAARQVGGVWTAPVLDADTEAATPWVATGYVAGPSLQSVVSHEHGPLPERSVNILAAGLANALKDIHAAGLVHRDLKPSNVLVTIDGPRVIDFGIARALETITDGGLTRTGALIGSPGFMAPEQVRGDRITPACDVFCLGSVLAYAASGMLPFGTANSGVHALMFRIAQEEPDLEGIPESLAELIGACLHKDPAARPPLDDILERTGAQDTLSEGGSTLEPWLPGSLVAQLGRHAVQLLDAEDPDDETDAGTNAGRDAGTDDTPPPRPASAPTPTPAPAPTGGGDATPPPPGRPGTAPLNHLPTMVSGQPPALTPPPSAPAPAYGYPQQPQQPQHPHQPSGFGPTPPYGPGGGYLPPPEPPRRSTRSTVALIVVAVIVAIGAGGTVYAVMNDEGTDNKGSTDAKNSASSAPTTPGPTASSTAPSERASATSSAEEGTVPEKYLGTWRGGLKSDAGSSTRELALQQGEVGDTVLSVTADGPAKGGGTYHCVFQGKLESASDDRLHIGPTEVTVGEPMTSCTPGQPSVVTILGNGKLRRANTDGSGELTYDRSN, encoded by the coding sequence ATGGAGAGGCTCGGACCAGGAGATCCACCACGGATCGGCGCGTACCGGCTGCTGGCGCGGCTCGGCGCCGGCGGCATGGGTCAGGTCTATCTCGCACGGTCCGGGCGCGGCCGGACCGTGGCGGTGAAACTGGTCCGCCAGGAACTCGCCGAGCAGGAGGAGTTCAGGAACCGCTTCCGGCAGGAGGTCGCGGCGGCGCGGCAGGTCGGCGGCGTCTGGACCGCGCCGGTGCTCGACGCGGACACCGAGGCGGCGACCCCGTGGGTGGCCACGGGATACGTCGCGGGGCCCTCGCTGCAGAGCGTCGTCTCGCACGAACACGGACCGCTGCCCGAGCGGTCGGTGAACATCCTCGCGGCCGGTCTCGCCAACGCGCTCAAGGACATTCACGCCGCGGGCCTGGTCCACCGCGACCTGAAGCCGTCGAACGTCCTGGTCACCATCGACGGCCCGCGCGTCATCGACTTCGGCATCGCGCGCGCCCTGGAGACGATCACCGACGGCGGCCTCACCCGCACCGGGGCGCTGATCGGCTCGCCCGGTTTCATGGCGCCGGAACAGGTGCGCGGGGACCGGATCACCCCGGCGTGCGACGTGTTCTGCCTGGGCTCCGTCCTCGCGTACGCGGCGTCCGGCATGCTGCCGTTCGGCACCGCCAACAGCGGGGTGCACGCACTGATGTTCCGCATCGCGCAGGAGGAGCCCGACCTGGAGGGCATCCCCGAGAGCCTCGCCGAGCTGATCGGCGCGTGCCTGCACAAGGACCCCGCGGCCCGCCCCCCGCTGGACGACATCCTGGAACGCACGGGCGCGCAGGACACCCTCAGCGAGGGAGGCAGCACCCTCGAACCGTGGCTGCCCGGCTCCCTGGTGGCCCAACTGGGGCGGCACGCCGTGCAGTTGCTGGACGCGGAGGACCCGGACGACGAGACGGACGCGGGAACGAACGCGGGCAGGGACGCGGGCACGGACGACACTCCGCCCCCACGCCCGGCCTCCGCTCCCACACCCACGCCTGCTCCCGCTCCCACGGGCGGCGGCGACGCCACGCCCCCGCCCCCCGGCAGACCGGGCACCGCACCCCTCAACCACCTCCCCACCATGGTCTCGGGCCAGCCCCCTGCCCTCACACCCCCGCCGTCGGCCCCGGCCCCGGCGTACGGCTACCCGCAACAGCCCCAGCAGCCCCAACACCCCCACCAGCCCTCGGGCTTCGGCCCCACCCCGCCCTACGGCCCCGGCGGCGGCTACCTCCCCCCGCCCGAGCCCCCGCGCCGCAGCACCCGCTCGACCGTCGCGCTCATCGTCGTGGCGGTGATAGTGGCCATAGGAGCGGGCGGCACCGTCTACGCGGTGATGAACGACGAAGGCACCGACAACAAGGGGAGCACGGACGCCAAGAACTCCGCGAGCAGCGCCCCGACGACCCCTGGGCCCACCGCGTCGAGCACGGCGCCGTCCGAGCGGGCATCGGCGACGTCCAGCGCCGAAGAGGGCACCGTGCCGGAGAAGTACCTGGGCACGTGGCGCGGCGGACTGAAGAGCGACGCGGGGAGCAGCACCCGTGAACTCGCCCTCCAGCAGGGCGAGGTGGGCGACACGGTCCTCTCCGTGACGGCGGACGGACCGGCCAAGGGCGGCGGCACCTACCACTGCGTCTTCCAGGGGAAGCTGGAGTCCGCCTCGGACGACCGGCTGCACATCGGCCCCACCGAGGTCACCGTCGGCGAGCCCATGACGTCCTGCACACCGGGCCAGCCGAGCGTCGTGACGATCCTCGGCAACGGCAAGCTGCGGCGCGCGAACACGGACGGCAGCGGCGAGTTGACGTACGACCGCTCCAACTGA